One segment of Dolichospermum sp. DET69 DNA contains the following:
- the cas5d gene encoding type I-D CRISPR-associated protein Cas5/Csc1 has translation MVFIYRCQLELHDSLYFATREIGRLYETEAIVHNYALCYALGLVDSQIYSTTVAEEDSYRYFCPEQVPKYEAHLTPLNEQGIYITPARSLRHSSILNTWKYANNNYHVEMEKTQKNIPSFGRAKEIAPESQFEFFLISQKEIKLPKWIRLGKWMSKAEITVEKLPQPKIKTDLFTCTHPLNPLDVMFTNQVISYDVVNMPPVSLIQNVQMQGEYYYFDDIKNVNLPKQMQYRFRS, from the coding sequence ATGGTGTTTATCTACCGTTGTCAATTAGAACTACATGATAGCCTCTATTTTGCCACCCGTGAAATCGGCAGACTTTACGAAACAGAAGCAATAGTTCATAATTACGCCCTCTGTTATGCCCTTGGTTTAGTTGATAGTCAAATCTACTCAACTACCGTTGCTGAAGAAGATTCCTATCGCTATTTTTGCCCCGAACAAGTGCCAAAATATGAAGCACATTTAACCCCTTTAAATGAACAAGGAATTTATATAACTCCGGCTCGTTCTCTGAGGCATTCATCTATTCTCAATACATGGAAATATGCAAATAATAACTACCATGTAGAAATGGAGAAAACCCAAAAGAATATTCCCAGTTTTGGTAGAGCAAAGGAAATTGCACCAGAAAGTCAATTTGAGTTCTTTCTAATTTCTCAAAAAGAGATCAAATTACCTAAATGGATTCGTTTAGGTAAATGGATGAGTAAAGCAGAAATTACGGTTGAGAAATTACCACAACCAAAAATCAAAACTGATTTATTTACCTGCACTCATCCTTTAAACCCTTTAGATGTCATGTTTACTAATCAAGTTATTAGCTATGATGTGGTAAATATGCCTCCAGTAAGTCTCATTCAAAATGTGCAAATGCAAGGGGAATATTACTATTTTGATGATATCAAAAATGTAAACCTTCCTAAACAAATGCAATACCGTTTTCGGAGTTAA